GTGCACCGGATAGGCCGGACCGGCCGCGCCTTCAATTCAGGCGAGGCAATAACATTTTGTACCCCGGCGGAAGAATATTATATACGGAAGATCGAAAAGCTGATACGGCAGGAAATACCCGTGTCGGCTTTGCCCGGTGAAGTATTTGTGGAGGAAACGCCTTATGAAGAGCGCCAGGCCCAGGCGAAGGAAATAGACGAGCAGAAGCGGAAAGAAAATCCCGAATTTAAAGGGGCCTTTCACGAAAAGAAGACCGTCAATCAGCGGAAAAAATTTGATGCGGCTAAGGACAAGAAATACAGGGGTAAAGGTGGAAAAACGAAAGGCAAAAGGTAAACACGCTTATAATGAAAAATAAGATCCGGATAACCCCGCTAAACTTTGCAGCTGCTTTTTTCCTGTTTATGGCGGCTTATATTATGTTTTATGGCGTAAGTGTAATGGGCGGACACTATCCGCACGCACTTAAAAGCGGCCTATTTGCAGGTATATTCGTGCTTTTCGCCATGGTGGTGTCATTTATGGATATCATGCTGCGCAATTTTTTCCCTCAAACCAAAAAACTGTGGATCGTTGAACTAAGCTTTATAACTTTGGCGATTATTATATTTTTACTTGTTAAATGACAAAATGAAAAAAGCCGAGATCAAACTCACAATAGACCTTGACGATGCAAACGTACCCCAAAGCATAACCTGGGAGTCGACCGATGCAGAAAATAAAGAAGCCTTGCCGGTAAAATCAATGATGCTGGCGCTATGGGATCACAATTACAAGAATACGCTCCGCATCGACCTTTGGACGAAAGACATGCCCGTTGATGAAATGAAACGCTTTTTTTACGAAACGCTGCAAACAATGGGCGACAGCTTTTTGCGTGCAACCGGCGAAAAGAACATTGTAGAGGACCTTCGCGATTATTGTGCGCATTTTGCCGATAAAATGGAAATCAGCCAAAAATAAAATAATGAGACTCTCATCATTCATCTCCTTCGCGGGTTTTGTGATGCTCATAGCAGCAACCTACTGCCCACTTTTTCGCCCCCTGCATATCGTCAACTGGAATATGTACAAAGCCAATATGCCCTACGGTGTTGTCGTTTTGCTAATAGCAGTGGTTGGCATTGTCGGGGTCGTTTTCATGCAGCGTAAAATAGTACGCCTGGCGGCCTGGTTGTCTCTCGTGCTGGTTATTTTGTTCTATTTCCTGTCGCTGTTAAAAATTCATTACTCGTTTACTTTTATCCCGTTCCACTCGTTTGAGAGATTTATGGAAAGGCAGATCAAATTTAAATGGGGCTGGTGGCTGCTTGCGACGGCCCCGTTGTTGGCAATAGCCGGAACGCTAAAGAAAAAACCCGGGTATAAGCCGCCGGTCCCCGGTGGATGAGTCCAATGAATAATTTTGTACATTTTCACCTGATTTAGCCATATCACCGATCTCCAATGAGCGAAATACCCGGGATAACCGACCTGCAACTTCATGAATTAACGGACCTGGTCAGAAAGTTGCACGGTTTCGATTTTTCGGGCTACTCCAAAGCATCTTTAAAAAGGCGGCTATCGCGTATCATCATGCTCAAAAAAATGAGCCTGGACGAACTTCACAAACAGCTGAACTCCGATCCGCATTTTTTTCAGTGGTTCCTGGAAGAGATCACCGTGAATGTCACCGAGATGTTTCGCGATCCGGTTTTTTTCAAGGCGCTAAATACCCAGGTATTGCCTTGTTTTGATAACCTGAATCATATAAGGGCCTGGAGCGCAGGGTGCTCCTCGGGCGAGGAGGTGTACTCGTTATCTATCCTGCTCAACCTTGCCGGGTTTGGCAACCGGTCGTTCATATACGGC
Above is a window of Mucilaginibacter ginsenosidivorans DNA encoding:
- the gldC gene encoding gliding motility protein GldC, giving the protein MKKAEIKLTIDLDDANVPQSITWESTDAENKEALPVKSMMLALWDHNYKNTLRIDLWTKDMPVDEMKRFFYETLQTMGDSFLRATGEKNIVEDLRDYCAHFADKMEISQK